The genomic window GGCTTGGGAGAGTTCGATAGCTGTTTCAGGTGTAATTTGCTTGCTTCCCTGAATAATTTCATTGATGGTTTGAACTGGATGCCCCATAATTTCTGCTAAATCTTTCTGTGTCCAGCCACGGGCTTCTATTTCTCGACTTAAAATTTTTCCTGGTGTTGGTATTCTTGCTGATACTAGCTTCTGGCTCATATTGCTGTCTCCTCTACTGACACTTTTTGCAACCCCCTTCATGTCATACCTGTTTGCTCTGCTACCTATATAATTCCTTGTACACTGACAAAAACGCGCAAGGATGCCAACAATGCGCCAGAGTCGTTGTTTTCTGAATATTTCTGAAAAATCTCGGTCAAATAATCGTCGATTTCTTCCGGGTGCTTAAGGAAGTACTCTTGTTCAAATTCATCGAGTGTTCTAAATTTTCTCACGGCTTAGGTACTCCTTTTTCAATAAATTATCTGGCTCACACAATTTTCTTAGATAATGACTATCCTTAAATAATAAGGAAATCAGATCAGCGTAAATTGCCAGCAGGTGTCAGATGCTGCAAGCAGAACAGATATTACAAGATCGTTATCAAATCCAGCGTCAACTCGGCAACAATGGAATTCGTCAAACTTGGCTAGCAAAGGATTTACAAGCCTCTGATGGCGAAAATTCTATCGTTGTGGTCAAACTTTTGGCCTTTGGCGGTACTGTACAGTGGGATGACCTGAAACTTTTTGAGAGGGAAGCACAAATTCTTAAACAGCTAAATCATCCCCGCATCCCTCGATATATAGATTATTTTTGTATCGACGATCGCACACTCTGGTTTGGCTTAATCCAAGAATATATTCCTGGTGAGTCGCTTAAGGAAAAACTTGCTCTTGGCAAAAGGTTTACTGAAAAGCGAGCTAGAAAAATCGCCGATGAGATTTTAAATATTCTCATGTATCTACATGAGTTGAATCCAGGGGTGTTACATAGAGATATCAAACCGAGTAATTTAATCTGGGGTGAAGATAATCGGATTTATTTAGTTGATTTTGGCGCAGTTCAGGATAAAGCGGCAAGAGAGGGCGTTACTTTTACTGTTGTGGGTACTTATGGTTATGCCCCAATGGAACAATTTGGTGGTCGGGCGGTTCCAGCTTCAGACCTTTATGCACTGGGTGCAACTTTGATTCATTTGTTAACCGGGACTTCCCCCTCTGATTTACCCCAGCAGGATTTACGACTGCAATTTACAGACCGAGTTAACCTCAGTCCTAGTTTTGTCAGTTGGCTGCAAAAGTTGATAGAACCCGCTCCAGAACAACGATTTACTAGTGCCAGCCAAGCCCTAAGTACTCTCAAATCTGGTTTAGCTGTCAAATCTGCAAATAAGAATCAGCTTTTACCGCTAAAAGAAATAATCAACAATTCTGGGTGCGGGATAAATAATCACAATGAAACAGTCCCAGAGGAAATTCTTGGTTGGAACTGGGGCGCGTTTCTCATGCCTTGGTTGTGGATGTGGCCGAATCAAGTGTGGTATGGGCTATTCTGTTTTATACCCCAGATTTCGGGGTTGATGGCGATCGCACTCGGTGCCAAAGGCAATGAATGGGCTTGGAAAAGTAGACGGTGGAACAGTATTGAACAATTCAAAGCCCATCAAAGAGGCTGGGCGATCGCTGGTATACTAATTGGAGCGCCTATTAGTATTGTATTGTGGGTCGCAGCGATCGCTTTGCTCAAAGCTGCACTCTAATTTAGGAGTCAGGAGAAAGTACTTATTCTCCCCCCTGCCGCCTTTTGCCTCGAAAAGAAGTCTCTGACTGGGAATGCCTGAGTCCAAGCTCTGCAATGAAAGAGCATTTCCAGGTCGAACCTGGAAACGAGGTTTCAAAGAGATTTTCGCTTAAGTTGATCCCAATGACAGTTGTGCGCTCCTATCAACTCACTTGCGATTCAACTACGCCCACGGGACAAGATA from Nostoc sp. UHCC 0926 includes these protein-coding regions:
- a CDS encoding HigA family addiction module antitoxin, with product MSQKLVSARIPTPGKILSREIEARGWTQKDLAEIMGHPVQTINEIIQGSKQITPETAIELSQALGTSFEFWTNLEAKYQVHLVVSQKT
- a CDS encoding serine/threonine protein kinase, with the protein product MLQAEQILQDRYQIQRQLGNNGIRQTWLAKDLQASDGENSIVVVKLLAFGGTVQWDDLKLFEREAQILKQLNHPRIPRYIDYFCIDDRTLWFGLIQEYIPGESLKEKLALGKRFTEKRARKIADEILNILMYLHELNPGVLHRDIKPSNLIWGEDNRIYLVDFGAVQDKAAREGVTFTVVGTYGYAPMEQFGGRAVPASDLYALGATLIHLLTGTSPSDLPQQDLRLQFTDRVNLSPSFVSWLQKLIEPAPEQRFTSASQALSTLKSGLAVKSANKNQLLPLKEIINNSGCGINNHNETVPEEILGWNWGAFLMPWLWMWPNQVWYGLFCFIPQISGLMAIALGAKGNEWAWKSRRWNSIEQFKAHQRGWAIAGILIGAPISIVLWVAAIALLKAAL